From a region of the Rhipicephalus microplus isolate Deutch F79 chromosome X, USDA_Rmic, whole genome shotgun sequence genome:
- the LOC142775115 gene encoding uncharacterized protein LOC142775115, with amino-acid sequence MPLSSRLMPSSVAAMIFGSDGRVVVVLKKNRKRYVNVARGVTTYRNHLDFTRTCRERNVIPRSLQLKRLVHTAEGNKIIAQAERRLLNARIHECHSVIKKKELDLFFLRRQLQHRLPDIFPSLEEFARNVAATTAQKQQATHKSKLATLQGEKHHYSPDNENFVVNLSSKQLSPTEHSVLAKEHNFNTTTTRPSLPKIIAATEEGIRRLDSGIRENVRLKAIGVLSKIGKRREHNLSREECKAIHALRNDDKVVILPADKGNAMVLLDREAYNDKVRDLLDSPAYEKLTKDPTPSVQREMNKLLADIFKAHPKARNTYLQLICRNGSAPGFYGLPKTHKPTVPLRPIVDFTTSPLRALSNRGTAGVRSPVPGGQFCIRSSPSCESWSRRCHWISSSWLHRRFDSSESLSSDCPSNLAQYCC; translated from the exons ATGCCGCTGTCGAGTCGCCTTATGCCTTCCTCCGTAGCCGCGATGATCTTCGGCAGTGACGGACGTGTCGTGGTCGTGTTGAA AAAGAACAGAAAGCGGTACGTGAACGTAGCACGCGGCGTCACGACCTACCGCAACCATCTCGACTTCACGAGGACCTGTCGGGAGAGGAACGTGATACCACGAAGCCTTCAGCTCAAGCGCCTGGTGCACACGGCGGAGGGCAACAAGATCATCGCACAAGCTGAACGGCGGCTACTAAACGCCCGAATCCATGAGTGCCACAGCGTCATCAAGAAGAAGGAATTAGACCTGTTCTTTCTACGACGGCAACTTCAACATCGACTGCCCGACATCTTTCCGTCACTAGAGGAGTTCGCACGAAATGTGGCTGCAACAACAGCGCAGAAACAACAAGCGACCCACAAAAGTAAGCTTGCGACGCTTCAAGGCGAAAAACACCACTACAGTCCTGACAACGAGAATTTCGTCGTCAATCTGTCCTCCAAACAACTCTCCCCGACAGAGCACAGCGTGCTGGCAAAGGAACACAACTTCAACACGACCACGACACGTCCGTCACTGCCGAAGATCATCGCGGCTACGGAGGAAGGCATAAGGCGACTCGACAGCGGCATTCGGGAGAACGTGCGTCTCAAGGCTATCGGCGTACTATCAAAAATAGGAAAGCGCCGTGAGCACAACCTGTCGAGAGAGGAGTGTAAGGCGATCCATGCGCTCCGAAATGATGATAAGGTTGTCATCCTCCCGGCCGACAAAGGGAACGCAATGGTCCTGCTCGACAGGGAGGCATACAACGACAAAGTGCGAGACCTGCTGGACAGTCCGGCCTACGAAAAGCTGACGAAGGACCCCACACCAAGTGTCCAAAGGGAAATGAACAAGCTCCTGGCAGATATCTTTAAAGCGCACCCGAAGGCGAGAAACACATACCTCCAGCTCATCTGCCGGAACGGCTCTGCACCAGGATTTTACGGGCTTCCCAAGACCCACAAGCCCACAGTTCCGCTCCGTCCTATCGTGGATTTTACAACATCTCCACTCCGGGCGCTGTCCAA TCGTGGTACTGCTGGGGTTAGGTCACCTGTGCCTGGAGGTCAGTTCTGTATTCGTAGCTCCCCCAGCTGTGAGTCTTGGAGTAGGCGCTGCCATTGGATCTCTTCTTCGTGGCTGCACCGCCGGTTTGATAGCTCAGAGTCTCTTTCCAGCGACTGCCCCTCGAACCTGGCTCAGTACTGCTGCTGA